The Apodemus sylvaticus chromosome 22, mApoSyl1.1, whole genome shotgun sequence genome includes a region encoding these proteins:
- the Rsrc2 gene encoding arginine/serine-rich coiled-coil protein 2 isoform X4 — MMDESTEAGAEAKRTNFLLKQARRHESKDKSSKRHKSEEHNDKEHSSDKGRERLNSSENGEDRHKRKERKSSRGRSHSRSRSRERRHRSRSRERKKSRSRSRDRKKSRSRSRDRKKSRSRSRDRKRRIRTRSRSRSRHRHRTRSRSRSRSRSRDRKKRIEKPRRFSRSLSRTPSPPPFRGRNTAMDAQEALARRLERAKKLQEQREKEMVEKQKQQEMAAAAAATGGSVLNVAALLASGTQVTPQIAMAAQMAALQAKALAETGIAVPSYYNPAAVNPMKFAEQEKKRKMLWQGKKEGDKSQSAEIWEKLNFGNKDQNVKFRKLMGIKSEDEAGCSSVDEESYKTLKQQEEVFRNLDAQYEMARSQTHTQRGMGLGFTSSMRGMDTV; from the exons ATGATGGACGAAAGCACAGAAGCCGGAGCAGAAGCAAAGAG AACCAACTTCTTGTTAAAACAGGCAAGAAGACATGAATCCAAAGATAAGTCCTCTAAGAGACACAAGTCTGAGGAGCACAATGACAAAGAGCATTCTTCTGACAAAGGAAGAGAGCGGTTAAATTCATCTGAGAATGGCGAGGACAGACACAAACGCAAAGAAAGGAAGTCATCCAGGGGCAGAAGTCACTCAAGGTCCAGGTCCCGTGAAAG GCGCCATCGCAGTAGaagcagggaaaggaagaagtctcgTTCAAGGAGTAGGGATCGGAAAAAATCTcgatccagaagcagagacaggaagaagtcaagatcTAGAAGCAGGGATAGAAAACGAAGGATCAGAACACGTTCCCGATCAAGATCCAGACACAGGCATAGGACTAGAAGCAGGAGCAGATCGAGGAGTCGAAGTCG AGATAGAAAGAAGAGAATTGAAAAACCAAGAAGATTTAGCAGAAGCCTAAGCCGGACACCTAGTCCACCTCCCttcagaggcagaaacacagCAATGGATGCCCAAGAAGCATTAGCTAGGAG ATTAGAAAGGGCAAAGAAATTACAAGAACAACGAGAAAAGGAAATGGTTGAAAAGCAGAAACAACAAGAAATGGCTGCAG CAGCTGCAGCCACTGGAGGTTCTGTTCTTAATGTTGCTGCACTGTTGGCATCAGGAACGCAGGTTACTCCTCAGATAGCTATGGCAGCTCAAATGGCAGCCCTGCAAGCTAAAGCCTTGGCAGAGACTGGTATAGCAGTTCCCAGCTACTATAACCCAGCAGCTGTGAATCCAATGAAATTTGCTGagcaagaaaaaaagaggaaaatgctCTGGCAAGGCAAGAAAGAAGGC GACAAATCTCAGTCTGCTGAAATCTGGGAAAAATTGAATTTTGGAAACAAGGACCAAAATGTCAAATTTAGGAAGTTAATGGGCATTAAG AGTGAAGATGAAGCTGGCTGTAGCTCCGTTGATGAAGAAAGTTACAAGACTTTGAAGCAACAGGAAGAAGTTTTTCGAAATCTTGATGCTCAGTATGAAATGGCAAGatcacaaacccacacacagagaggaaTGGGTTTGGGTTTCACATCTTCCATGCGTGGGATGGATACAGTTTGA
- the Rsrc2 gene encoding arginine/serine-rich coiled-coil protein 2 isoform X5 — protein MMDESTEAGAEAKRTNFLLKQARRHESKDKSSKRHKSEEHNDKEHSSDKGRERLNSSENGEDRHKRKERKSSRGRSHSRSRSRERRHRSRSRERKKSRSRSRDRKKSRSRSRDRKKSRSRSRDRKRRIRTRSRSRSRHRHRTRSRSRSRSRSRDRKKRIEKPRRFSRSLSRTPSPPPFRGRNTAMDAQEALARRLERAKKLQEQREKEMVEKQKQQEMAAAAATGGSVLNVAALLASGTQVTPQIAMAAQMAALQAKALAETGIAVPSYYNPAAVNPMKFAEQEKKRKMLWQGKKEGDKSQSAEIWEKLNFGNKDQNVKFRKLMGIKSEDEAGCSSVDEESYKTLKQQEEVFRNLDAQYEMARSQTHTQRGMGLGFTSSMRGMDTV, from the exons ATGATGGACGAAAGCACAGAAGCCGGAGCAGAAGCAAAGAG AACCAACTTCTTGTTAAAACAGGCAAGAAGACATGAATCCAAAGATAAGTCCTCTAAGAGACACAAGTCTGAGGAGCACAATGACAAAGAGCATTCTTCTGACAAAGGAAGAGAGCGGTTAAATTCATCTGAGAATGGCGAGGACAGACACAAACGCAAAGAAAGGAAGTCATCCAGGGGCAGAAGTCACTCAAGGTCCAGGTCCCGTGAAAG GCGCCATCGCAGTAGaagcagggaaaggaagaagtctcgTTCAAGGAGTAGGGATCGGAAAAAATCTcgatccagaagcagagacaggaagaagtcaagatcTAGAAGCAGGGATAGAAAACGAAGGATCAGAACACGTTCCCGATCAAGATCCAGACACAGGCATAGGACTAGAAGCAGGAGCAGATCGAGGAGTCGAAGTCG AGATAGAAAGAAGAGAATTGAAAAACCAAGAAGATTTAGCAGAAGCCTAAGCCGGACACCTAGTCCACCTCCCttcagaggcagaaacacagCAATGGATGCCCAAGAAGCATTAGCTAGGAG ATTAGAAAGGGCAAAGAAATTACAAGAACAACGAGAAAAGGAAATGGTTGAAAAGCAGAAACAACAAGAAATGGCTGCAG CTGCAGCCACTGGAGGTTCTGTTCTTAATGTTGCTGCACTGTTGGCATCAGGAACGCAGGTTACTCCTCAGATAGCTATGGCAGCTCAAATGGCAGCCCTGCAAGCTAAAGCCTTGGCAGAGACTGGTATAGCAGTTCCCAGCTACTATAACCCAGCAGCTGTGAATCCAATGAAATTTGCTGagcaagaaaaaaagaggaaaatgctCTGGCAAGGCAAGAAAGAAGGC GACAAATCTCAGTCTGCTGAAATCTGGGAAAAATTGAATTTTGGAAACAAGGACCAAAATGTCAAATTTAGGAAGTTAATGGGCATTAAG AGTGAAGATGAAGCTGGCTGTAGCTCCGTTGATGAAGAAAGTTACAAGACTTTGAAGCAACAGGAAGAAGTTTTTCGAAATCTTGATGCTCAGTATGAAATGGCAAGatcacaaacccacacacagagaggaaTGGGTTTGGGTTTCACATCTTCCATGCGTGGGATGGATACAGTTTGA
- the Rsrc2 gene encoding arginine/serine-rich coiled-coil protein 2 isoform X6, whose translation MIRTNFLLKQARRHESKDKSSKRHKSEEHNDKEHSSDKGRERLNSSENGEDRHKRKERKSSRGRSHSRSRSRERRHRSRSRERKKSRSRSRDRKKSRSRSRDRKKSRSRSRDRKRRIRTRSRSRSRHRHRTRSRSRSRSRSRDRKKRIEKPRRFSRSLSRTPSPPPFRGRNTAMDAQEALARRLERAKKLQEQREKEMVEKQKQQEMAAAAAATGGSVLNVAALLASGTQVTPQIAMAAQMAALQAKALAETGIAVPSYYNPAAVNPMKFAEQEKKRKMLWQGKKEGDKSQSAEIWEKLNFGNKDQNVKFRKLMGIKSEDEAGCSSVDEESYKTLKQQEEVFRNLDAQYEMARSQTHTQRGMGLGFTSSMRGMDTV comes from the exons ATGATAAG AACCAACTTCTTGTTAAAACAGGCAAGAAGACATGAATCCAAAGATAAGTCCTCTAAGAGACACAAGTCTGAGGAGCACAATGACAAAGAGCATTCTTCTGACAAAGGAAGAGAGCGGTTAAATTCATCTGAGAATGGCGAGGACAGACACAAACGCAAAGAAAGGAAGTCATCCAGGGGCAGAAGTCACTCAAGGTCCAGGTCCCGTGAAAG GCGCCATCGCAGTAGaagcagggaaaggaagaagtctcgTTCAAGGAGTAGGGATCGGAAAAAATCTcgatccagaagcagagacaggaagaagtcaagatcTAGAAGCAGGGATAGAAAACGAAGGATCAGAACACGTTCCCGATCAAGATCCAGACACAGGCATAGGACTAGAAGCAGGAGCAGATCGAGGAGTCGAAGTCG AGATAGAAAGAAGAGAATTGAAAAACCAAGAAGATTTAGCAGAAGCCTAAGCCGGACACCTAGTCCACCTCCCttcagaggcagaaacacagCAATGGATGCCCAAGAAGCATTAGCTAGGAG ATTAGAAAGGGCAAAGAAATTACAAGAACAACGAGAAAAGGAAATGGTTGAAAAGCAGAAACAACAAGAAATGGCTGCAG CAGCTGCAGCCACTGGAGGTTCTGTTCTTAATGTTGCTGCACTGTTGGCATCAGGAACGCAGGTTACTCCTCAGATAGCTATGGCAGCTCAAATGGCAGCCCTGCAAGCTAAAGCCTTGGCAGAGACTGGTATAGCAGTTCCCAGCTACTATAACCCAGCAGCTGTGAATCCAATGAAATTTGCTGagcaagaaaaaaagaggaaaatgctCTGGCAAGGCAAGAAAGAAGGC GACAAATCTCAGTCTGCTGAAATCTGGGAAAAATTGAATTTTGGAAACAAGGACCAAAATGTCAAATTTAGGAAGTTAATGGGCATTAAG AGTGAAGATGAAGCTGGCTGTAGCTCCGTTGATGAAGAAAGTTACAAGACTTTGAAGCAACAGGAAGAAGTTTTTCGAAATCTTGATGCTCAGTATGAAATGGCAAGatcacaaacccacacacagagaggaaTGGGTTTGGGTTTCACATCTTCCATGCGTGGGATGGATACAGTTTGA